AGGATCCAacatatatgattaattaagaCCATGCATGGCTCATTTCTATGGCGCTTATAGTCACAGTATTGGGTTGCATGGGTACATACACTGTACACGTACATTACTGCATAGTATTttctatacatatatacatcACTTAATTTGTAAAGCATACGCGGCTCAAATTTGAGACTTGCGTGAGTTGTTACGTACATTGTTGTGTGAAGACCACTATTATTTGGTCACATATATAAtatgaatatttgttgaaaGAATTTATCTGAATTGttccttaattaatatttttcaaaccaGTTATTTCAACTTGCAATATCCACCACGGAAACCTTGAGAATTTTTGTCTACTCTACCAAGAATCACCTTAATGTAGAGTAGCTCAACTAACATTCATATTTGCAAGTTATCAGACTTAGGAGAGACCCGCATAGCTcaaccataaaaaaattgtatgcacCAACCTAAGAATTACAGTAATTATTGAGAAGTCAGCGTTGGCTCATACTGGTGGCtccaaagactatgaaaattTATCCGTTGaacctaaataaaaaataaatataaattcaatgACCCTATTAATTGAAAATTGCTAAATAGTTGAAAGACCTCCAGATGAATTTAACATATTGTAAATTCAAGCTACAGTCTTGGTTATGATCAGTAAAGATTGTAGCTCAATAAATGACCATACATAATTGATCGAGGATCAAAATGTCTATACTAATTTAACTTATCTCTTGTCAAGCAAGATATCACGAGTCACTATTTAGAACCTATATTGTAATTTTGTCTTCTTGAAGTTTAGTCAAAATCCTGGTGATTGTTCCTTGCCATTAGGATCAAGGAAATCAGGAATAGGAATTTTTCAAGAAATGTcacatccttttctattttAGTGGATATTCATGAGTAATCGCCTACGACTTTTAGGTTTGACCATCTTACGGAGGCCAAGGGACCAACGACTGAGGTCTGGCCCATGACTGACCGAGGTAACGGCCCACCAAGCTCAGTCAGGATCTCGCCACTGATCTTAATTTAATGTAATGGCCAATGAACCTTAATGCATTTCTGGAGGGAAGGTTTCAAAAGGCCATGAAGAAATCTAGTTAAGGCACCATTGGCACCACCCTTGAATCTAGAATGTGATGTAATGCTATGTTGGCATACTGAGTAGGAATTACtttaacaagaacaagaacaaaaccgGGAATCCAAAACTAACGTCTCAGGAGTCAGAACCAATTGGCACGTAATACGGTATTGGCCAAAACTCAAAGAATGAAATGGGCACTCGCGGAGTGATTGAGATTGGTTCACCGACAAGTGGGATTGGTCGGCTACGTGTTCGATGTCTTGCCTCAGAGATTCCCATGCTTCATAGTTCTTCCACGTGGAAAGTTGAAAAACCCTTTCTCGTGggatgaaaaaaaaggaaggttATGGTTCTGCATATAGCCCAATGTAGTATTTAATCATCATGCCAAGGACCCAGAGGACTGGCCCGTAGTTAGTGGATCCAGCATGGCCCCTCTATCAATCTTGTCTTGGGTAACAAAGTCAAAAGGGAATCGTTGTGTCACTCAAAGACTGCATTGATGAATCAGTCGTGGATACCTTTATGCTTCCAAGTTcctgtttctttcttttttggagCCGAACTATTCTATTCCTTATTTGATGGGAATTCATCTAATAACTACCTATTGTCTATTTCGAAAATGAGTTGAGCATACCAACTTTAAACATTTCCTCCTCAGGTATAAACTAAAGTGTGTTGTTTTAGCCTTATCATTCACATGATGCATGTATCTATAATTttattgtcatattttttatttgatacatAAGAGGAGTAATTTAATTGCGTGAAACTAATTTCAACATCAACGAAAGAAACTAACACATCATCCAAATTATTTGTCAAGCATCTCACCAATCAGATTTTTATACGTGCGTGTGAttcgttaaaaaataaatgatttatgGATGTGTTTGATTTGCTTAAAAAAAGTATGGTATAATGCAAAAATATTGATCTAatgtttcatttaaaaaataattaaagaatagtctaaaataaaaaatgatgtatTGTATAAATATTCAGGAATTtgtaaagtataattttttgtccaatatctaacaaaaataaaaatacaatattattcatattttttggtttttcattatctcacacttatttttttttttcatgtgtcTCCTTCTCTTAATCTTTTCTCCAAATATCGTACCTTGACCACGGGCGAGGGCCACCTTGGCTTGCGGGCCCCGTCCATTCCTTTGAGTTTCATTCTTGTGAATATACTCCTCGGACGGGATACTTAACGTGTTAGTTACAACATTGCACGGATCGATACGCACAGTGCCTAGTATTCATCGTTTACGACTAGGACTACTGGGGTATCTAATCCCATTCGCTCCCCTAGCTTTCGTCTCTTGGTGTCAATGTCGGCCCAGCAGAGTGTTTTCGTTGTTGGTGTTCTTTTCGATCTCTATGCATTTCACCGTTCCACCAGAAATTTCCTCTGCCCCTATCGTACTCCAGCTTGGTAGTTTCCACCGCCTGTCCAGGGTTGAGCCCTGGGATTTGACGGCGAACTTAAAAAGCCACCTACAGACGCTTTACGCCCAACCATTCCCGATAATGCTTGCATCCTCTATTGTCGGCGTGGGCACCTTGGtcattatttctctttttcattgttaatttattcaatGGCTGATGTTTCctttttgcttattttttttccctttcattgttaatttattcaaatgttttcattatcaccttttttttctcgctatgtttttttcttttgaccaACTTCAACAAGATTACGTTGTGCCGCCataccatcacgatcatcatCATGATCCTATAATAGTCTTCCGTCGCTAGGCCCTGCACCTGTGACGAAAGGACTACTCAACAATGATTTGACTTGTTATGTCAAACACTTATGAGTGACATGATCGACAAGTTACctatagataaattaaaattaattcatactCAAATTAAAAAGTCTCTCATGTTAGATTATTGAAaagttgaatttaattaatgcataaattatagtttataaaaaaactatttcatcttttcttatttataagtGTTCATGAAAAGGttttaaataatcaataatttttcattattatttcttatttttttccggTCAGCAAAACTAATAAAATGGTAATATTTTACAGTTGttcaaaatatgttaaaattgtttttaattttaaggatATTCAAGAATTTTGACGACATTAAATGAGTACGAATAACGTATGTATGTATGCATCTGAATGGAAGAAAAGAGGCGAGGCGGTGGTGATGGTGTTGTGTGGCTCAATGCTCACCCCTCCAAATCCAAAGTCGTCGGAGAATATTCttattagtattaattaattaataataatgagaCGAGTGCTTGGCTTCTTATTCTTGTTCTGTAAGTTTGCaacttttttcctttcattcatTATTCTTCTCTTGCCTTGAGTTGAGGATGGGCAATGTGAACGTGActcctgaagaagaagaagtttctGCAAGTGCAAGGGCAACCGATGAGAACGCCATGCCTCAGTCTCCTCCCACCTCTCCTACGGCTACCCATTTCCCCCTCATATTCGCTCCTCAGGTATGGTATCTATTTCATTCAATGTTGCACCGCCCTCACACACCGCACACTACCTATTTGATGCAAATCCCCATCCCCCTCATATTTGTTTTCCGAGTAATTTAGATGTGTTGTTTGGTCTCTGGTTTGTTCACTTGATTATATATTATTGGATGTGGCCCTTTTGCTACCTTTTCTCTCGTGGACTCTCTGTTTTCATCAATTGGCAAGAATTCCCTTTCCCTTGTATAGGTTCCGGTGGTTCCGCTACAAAGACCTGATGAGATGCATGTTCCAAGTTGTTCCTGGATGGAGACAACTTCAGGGTATGAAGATGTGTACCGCGAAGTAGGAATTCCAACAGTGATTACTTGGAGTTATGATGGAAAGGAAGTAGCTGTGGAGGGATCGTGGGATAATTGGAAAACAAGGTTTGGATACCTTAGCATTTATCTTCACTGACTGCTTTGTCTGTTTCTTAGATTCTTATATTCCTCGTTCATCAGAATGCCCCTGGAGAGATCAGGGAAGGACTTTGCAATAATGAAGGTTCTGCCATCTGGTGTTTACCAGTACAGATTTATTGTGGATGGACGGATGAGGTACACTCCAGACTCGCCTTGGGCCCAAGATGATGCTGGGGATGCTTACAACATCTTGGACTTACaggtatttcttttatatattgacCTATTTtgaacacaaaataaataaataaatcaatatatgatggtcaattcatattaatatgATGaagtttttttgtctttgggaAAAGAATTATGCTTATGTTAAGGATCATTAACTTAACATGGCAAGATTTGTGCAAAAAATATGAATCCAGTGTGATTAAATTGTGAAGGGAAAGCCTTAATATTTTTCAGAAACTTGGCATTGAATGCACTTTTCTCTCCTTTTAGAAGAGTACAAACATTTGttcattttcacatttttttttgccCTGCGGTTGAGCATTCTCCCTGGACTGCTGGatgtcttttattttcttccttttcatacTCCTTGACTGCATGTCCCTTATCTTCATGCAAGAATTTTGTTTCAGATGCATTTGATCTCAAACTCATTTCAGGAACATACTTTTTCAATGTGTCCCAATATATACTACCGATGCCTTGTCATAACTGTAGTCCCATGTGAATATTTTCCATTCATTTTGACTTGTGAAGGGAAGTCAACTGGGGTGATGAGATGATAACTCgtgttttgttatttcttttggAGGCTAACAGTGTGGGAAAGCCTCCTTATTGTGGCCACTCTTAGCCCCCACCTTAATTGCGGTCTACTTCTAGCCTCTTCTTGGTACTTTTTCTTCACTTGGTAGCTGGGTAACTGTGgaagtcttttttaattatCGGATAGCTACCTTTAATCTGCATGAATCTGTTTTTGCAATAGTTGTAGAATAGTTTTCCATAttgttatttgaattatttcatttttatatagcaacttatttttcaaatatagtCTCATGACATTGAAGTAACACGTAAATGGTAGCCTTTAATGAATCTTGTAGAATATCCTCTATGATTAAAATTAAGTGCCTGCATTATTTTACTGCTGAAAGCCATTGATGTCTACATTGAGGGTAACtattttaatctaatatatatGTAGGATTATGTTCCTGAAGACATTGGAAGCATTTCTAGTTTTGAGCCTCCTCAATCACCAGACTCGAGTTATGATAACTTATATCTTAGTTCTGAAGATTATGCTAAGGAGCCACCATTAGTTCCTCCACTCTTGCAAATGACACTGCTAAATGTGCCTGCAACAAATATGAAAATCCAACCTCCTATGTCAAGACCTCGACATGAAGTGCTGAATCATCTTTACGCACAAAAAGGAAAGAGCAGTCCTTCAGTGGTTGGCCTTGGTACAACTCATCGGTTTCTAGCCAAATATGTCACTGTTGTGCTGTACAAGTCGTTGCAAGGTAAACCATAAACGTAAATGACATGGAGCACAGTTTTAACGCCTTCTATTAGTTTATAGAGCGTCACGTAGTATAGTTATAGGAGAGAAATGAGAAGCTACATAAGTATCATTACAAGTAAGTCAAgattgtattatatataatgcATTGCTTGATGGACAATCATCTGACAATTCAGTTCCAATTCTTACATAGTTGGTGATGCTTTTCAATAGGAATTTTGGTTGGGTGAttcaaaggataaaaataatttataacagtTTTTAATCACATATAGTTGGAAGAGCAATTTGTTGGATAGGATAACCTCCACATATGCATTTTCtgttttagcattttttttccgttcccttttttattttctaattttctgCGTACCCTGATGGTTGGGTTTGGTGctctattttaaatatattggcCACGAAGTTTAACACGTGCATAT
This region of Glycine soja cultivar W05 chromosome 17, ASM419377v2, whole genome shotgun sequence genomic DNA includes:
- the LOC114392442 gene encoding SNF1-related protein kinase regulatory subunit beta-2-like, which codes for MGNVNVTPEEEEVSASARATDENAMPQSPPTSPTATHFPLIFAPQVPVVPLQRPDEMHVPSCSWMETTSGYEDVYREVGIPTVITWSYDGKEVAVEGSWDNWKTRMPLERSGKDFAIMKVLPSGVYQYRFIVDGRMRYTPDSPWAQDDAGDAYNILDLQDYVPEDIGSISSFEPPQSPDSSYDNLYLSSEDYAKEPPLVPPLLQMTLLNVPATNMKIQPPMSRPRHEVLNHLYAQKGKSSPSVVGLGTTHRFLAKYVTVVLYKSLQGKP